A window of Deltaproteobacteria bacterium contains these coding sequences:
- the yhbY gene encoding ribosome assembly RNA-binding protein YhbY has product MSMLKGSERKHLRGLAHNLKPIVMIGKSGLTESVLASIDQALDDHELIKVKFNAFKDQKKILSQEVTEKLKAEMVGLIGNVAIFYREHPDEDKRKISLKGKVFSEK; this is encoded by the coding sequence ATGAGCATGCTTAAGGGTTCGGAGCGAAAGCATCTGCGCGGACTGGCTCATAATTTAAAACCAATTGTTATGATTGGAAAAAGCGGCCTGACCGAAAGCGTGCTCGCCAGCATTGATCAGGCCCTTGACGACCATGAGCTCATCAAAGTCAAGTTCAATGCGTTTAAAGATCAGAAGAAAATCCTTTCTCAAGAAGTTACAGAAAAATTAAAAGCCGAGATGGTCGGCCTCATTGGAAACGTGGCCATCTTTTATCGGGAACACCCGGATGAAGATAAAAGAAAAATCAGCCTTAAGGGGAAGGTCTTTTCGGAAAAGTAG